The following proteins are encoded in a genomic region of Triticum dicoccoides isolate Atlit2015 ecotype Zavitan chromosome 1B, WEW_v2.0, whole genome shotgun sequence:
- the LOC119316129 gene encoding PH, RCC1 and FYVE domains-containing protein 1-like codes for MYTKGPQLDVLRASISSAPSTSSHGSAQDDCDSLGDVYVWGEVVCDNSARTSSDTVIRSTGKTDFLLPKPLESSLVLDVYHVDCGVRHASLVTRNGEVFTWGEDSGGRLGHGTREDSVHPRLVESLAACNIDFVACGEFHTCAVTTTGELYTWGDGTHNVGLLGHGTDVGHWIPRRISGPLEGLQIAYVSCGTWHTALITSMGQLFTFGDGSFGVLGHGDLKSISCPREVESLSGLKTIAVACGVWHTAAIVEVIVTQSSATVSAGKLFTWGDGDKHRLGHGDKEARLKPTCVASLIDYDFYRVACGHSLTVGLTTSGKVWTMGNSVYGQLGNLNSDGRPCLVEDKIASEHVLQIACGSYHVAVLTSRSEVFTWGKGANGRLGHGDIEDRKVPTTVEALRDRAVRHIACGANFTAAICLHKWVSGADQSQCSSCRQPFGFTRKRHNCYNCGLVHCNACTSRKALRAALAPSPGKLHRVCDSCYSKLKNASTSANKKDLALGESNGEARVGRSVLSSNMDMIRSLDSKAAKQGKKTDALSFLRNPQVSSLLQLRDIAFSGGADLNRPAVPRAARTPAARSVTSSRAVSPFSRRSSPPRSTTPVPTTHGLSLSKSATDNLVKANELLSQEVERLRAQVDSLRNRCDHHELELHKSAKKVQEAMTLVAEESAKSKAAKEVIKSLTAQLKDMAERLPPEHGAYDFNEAKQVHGPNGIEPHVATYSSINGKVHQARNELLNAASPNSGRSPHSNGGITNQHKLLGNISENSEGSTHSLRITSPHGPDRPHRRAHSNSDEMLSASSRTDDNVSIDARSLQNGEDGYKPRGTISISSNQVQAEWIEQYEPGVYITLTTLRDGTRDLKRVRFSRRRFGEHQAENWWNENREKVYEKYNVRSSERVSSAASTRPAY; via the exons ATGTACACAAAGGGGCCGCAGTTGGATGTTCTTAGAGCAAGCATCTCTAGTGCCCCTAGCACATCCAGCCATGGTTCTGCACAAGATGACTGTGACTCCTTAGGTGATGTCTATGTGTGGGGTGAAGTTGTCTGTGACaactctgcacgaacaagttccgaCACTGTAATCAGATCAACTGGGAAGACTGATTTCCTGCTCCCAAAGCCGTTGGAGTCCAGTTTAGTCCTTGATGTGTACCATGTGGATTGTGGGGTCAGGCATGCCTCGTTGGTGACGAGAAATGGAGAAGTTTTTACATGGGGTGAAGATTCCGGAGGCCGCCTTGGCCATGGAACACGGGAAGATTCTGTGCACCCTCGTCTCGTCGAGTCTTTAGCAGCCTGCAACATAGATTTTGTTGCCTGTGGAGAGTTCCATACCTGTGCTGTGACGACAACGGGTGAGCTTTATACCTGGGGAGATGGAACTCACAATGTTGGACTTCTAGGACATGGCACTGATGTAGGACACTGGATACCCAGGAGGATTTCTGGACCACTGGAAGGTCTCCAAATTGCCTATGTTTCTTGTGGGACCTGGCATACAGCCTTGATTACATCAATGGGTCAACTGTTCACCTTTGGAGATGGTTCATTTGGGGTGTTAGGCCATGGGGATCTGAAGAGCATTTCGTGTCCAAGGGAGGTAGAATCACTGTCAGGGCTGAAAACAATCGCAGTTGCATGCGGTGTGTGGCACACTGCGGCCATCGTAGAGGTTATTGTCACTCAGTCCAGCGCAACTGTGTCTGCTGGAAAGCTATTCACATGGGGAGATGGCGACAAGCATCGACTTGGTCACGGTGACAAGGAGGCACGCCTCAAGCCTACCTGTGTGGCTTCCCTTATTGATTATGATTTTTACAGGGTGGCATGTGGCCACAGTCTTACCGTAGGCTTGACAACTTCTGGCAAAGTGTGGACCATGGGCAATTCTGTTTATGGCCAGCTCGGAAATCTGAATTCAGATGGGAGGCCATGTTTAGTTGAAGATAAGATTGCGAGTGAGCATGTTCTCCAGATTGCCTGTGGCTCCTACCATGTTGCGGTTTTGACAAGTAGAAGTGAAGTTTTTACATGGGGCAAAGGAGCTAATGGGAGATTGGGCCATGGAGATATAGAGGACCGGAAGGTACCCACAACGGTCGAGGCATTGAGAGACAGAGCTGTTAGGCACATAGCCTGCGGTGCAAACTTCACTGCTGCCATATGCCTGCACAAATGGGTTTCTGGAGCCGATCAGTCCCAGTGCTCCTCGTGTCGACAGCCATTCGGGTTTACCCGAAAGAGGCATAACTGCTATAACTGTGGACTTGTCCACTGTAATGCATGCACCTCACGGAAGGCGTTGAGGGCGGCATTGGCTCCTAGTCCGGGGAAACTGCATCGTGTTTGTGATTCCTGCTACTCCAAGTTAAAGAATGCCTCTACTTCAGCTAATAAGAAAGACCTTGCTCTAGGTGAAAGCAATGGAGAAGCTAGAGTAGGAAGATCCGTCCTCTCTAGTAATATGGACATGATTAGAAGTTTGGACAGTAAGGCAGCAAAACAGGGGAAGAAGACTGATGCACTGTCTTTTCTCCGGAACCCTCAAGTTAGCTCGCTGCTGCAGCTGAGAGATATCGCTTTCTCCGGTGGCGCGGATCTCAACAGACCAGCGGTTCCGAGAGCAGCGCGAACGCCAGCGGCCCGGTCAGTAACCAGTTCAAGAGCCGTTTCCCCTTTCTCTCGCAGGTCTAGCCCGCCACGTTCTACAACACCAGTTCCAACAACTCATGGCCTTTCTCTCTCGAAAAGTGCCACCGATAATCTGGTGAAAGCAAATGAGCTCTTGAGCCAGGAAGTTGAGAGGCTGCGTGCGCAG GTTGACAGCCTGAGAAATCGCTGTGACCATCATGAACTTGAGCTGCATAAGTCAGCCAAGAAAGTACAGGAGGCCATGACACTGGTTGCAGAGGAGTCTGCAAAATCCAAAGCTGCAAAGGAAGTTATAAAATCTCTAACGGCACAG CTGAAGGACATGGCTGAGAGGTTACCACCAGAACATGGAGCTTATGATTTCAATGAAGCAAAGCAAGTACATGGTCCAAATGGCATCGAGCCACATGTTGCTACCTACTCTAGCATAAATGGAAAAGTTCACCAAGCAAGGAATGAGTTGCTCAATGCAGCTAGTCCAAACTCTGGACGATCGCCACATTCAAATGGAGGAATCACAAATCAACACAAATTATTAGGCAATATTAGTGAAAATAGTGAAGGCAGCACTCACAGCCTTAGAATTACCAGTCCTCACGGACCGGATCGCCCTCATCGAAGAGCCCACAGCAATAGTGATGAGATGCTGTCTGCAAGTAGCAGAACTGATGATAATGTTAGCATAGATGCTAGGTCTCTTCAAAATGGTGAGGACGGATACAAGCCTCGAGGGACAATATCAATATCCAGCAACCAAGTACAGGCCGAGTGGATCGAGCAGTATGAACCAGGTGTTTACATAACGCTCACGACCCTCCGCGACGGGACTCGGGATCTGAAGAGGGTTCGCTTCAG CCGTAGGCGCTTTGGAGAGCATCAGGCTGAAAATTGGTGGAACGAGAACCGTGAGAAAGTGTATGAGAAGTACAACGTGAGGAGCTCCGAACGGGTCTCGTCGGCAGCCTCGACCCGGCCGGCCTATTAG
- the LOC119316140 gene encoding PH, RCC1 and FYVE domains-containing protein 1-like, producing MDGTVQTPTGTVPRVAAHPSVNGNGAARHLHDEWLEEYEAGVFMKLKDLGDGTRELMRVRFSKTRFGEHQAENWWKENREKVYERYNVRTSQRASSAASTHSA from the exons ATGGATGGAACAGTGCAGACTCCAACCGGCACCGTGCCACGTGTTGCTGCCCACCCTAGCGTGAACGGCAACGGCGCTGCCAGGCACTTGCATGATGAATGGCTGGAAGAGTATGAAGCTGGCGTTTTCATGAAGCTGAAGGACCTCGGTGATGGCACTCGTGAGCTGATGAGGGTTCGGTTCAG CAAAACGCGCTTTGGGGAGCATCAGGCTGAGAATTGGTGGAAAGAGAATCGCGAGAAGGTTTATGAGCGATACAACGTGAGGACCTCCCAACGAGCGTCGTCAGCAGCCTCGACCCACTCGGCCTAA